The genomic region GGTGCTTGAGAGCTTCTTAAAGCGTGTCGAAGAGATCGAAAACATCGCAAAAAGTAAAGATGGCATCAAACAAGCTTATGCGATAAATGCAGGCCGTGAAATTCGCGTCATAGCAAACGCTAAGCTCATAAACGACGACGAGGCCGTGCTTGTAGCAAAAGAGATAGCTCAAGAGATCGAGAGCAAGGTGCAGTATCCTGGTGAGATAAAAGTAAGCGTTATCAGAGAGACTCGCGCTGTTGATTTTGCAAAATAACGGCAAAATATGAAATTTCTTTTTTCAATTTTATTATTTTTCTCACTTGGCTTTGCCAGCGAGGAGCTCGTGCTGGACTCGGCAAACTCGTTTATAACAACGATGAGAGGCGCTAGAAACGCTCCTATAAAAGAGCTAATCGAGCAGTCAAAAGCGACTATCATCTTTCCAAGTGTTAAAAAGGTCGGTTTTGTTGTTGGTGGCATGGGCGGAGATGGCATCATGGTTGTTGGCAACATTAACTCGCCAAGTGAAATTTTACCAGTTAGTATAAGTGGCGGCAGTATCGGTATACAGCTTGGTTATGAAGATAGTTCGCTTGTGCTTTTTATATTTAAAGATAGCATTATCCATGATATTAAAGATGCCAAGATCACGCTTGATACAAAGCTGTCAGTAGCTTTTGGTGACATTGGACGCAATTACAGTAAAGTAAGCGATTTTAAATTTTCAAGTGATATATACGCATATGCTGCAAATGATGGGTTTTTTGCGGGAGCTAGTTTTGGTGGAGCAGTCATCAGTGCAAGAGAAGAAATTTTAAAGCAAAGTGGCTATGCATACGAACAGCTAATAGCCTCCGCATCTAAACTTTTAGGAGATTAATGCAAGATATCATAAATTCAGTTTCAACATACGGCTATATTGTATTGTTTTTTTATAGCCTTGGTGGTGGCATGGTTGCATTAATCGCCGCTGGAATTTTAAGTTTTGCTGGCAAGATGGATATCACTCTTAGTATAATTGTCGCTGCTGTGGCAAATACAATTGGTGACACACTAATTTTTTATGTCGCAAGATTTAATAAAAACTCACTTATGCCTTATATTAAAAATCATAAAAGAAAGCTTGCTTATGCAGGAATTTTGGCTAAAAAACATGGCGATAAGATAATATTTATCAAAAAATTTATCTACGGAGTTAAAACTTTGGTTCCTATCGCACTTGGACTTACGAAGTATTCATTTTATAAATTTAGCATTATAAATTTGATCTCGTCAGTGCTTTGGGCGGTCATTATCGGATTTGCCAGCTTTAAAGCGGGTGATTATTTTGTAGGTGCAAGTGACTATCTTGGCGAGCATGGATATATTATGCCTCTTGCTATGGTTTGTTTGTTGCTTGGAATTTGGTTTTTTTTACAACATATTACAAAAAGGAGAAAAGCATGAAAAAGGTGATATCTGCTTTAATCGTAGTTATCGTGGTAGCCATTGGAGCGGTTTATTTTGCTTCAAATGAGGTAGAGAAAAACTATCAAAGGATAGTGAATGATATAAACAATATTAAGGGCTTTAAAATTTCTAATAACAATTATAAAAAAGGATTTTTTGGCTCAAAAGGATCATTTGATTTTAGTGTTTCAAAAGATCTTTTGGAAAATATATTTGGTAAAAATGTAAATGAGGATTTGGTTTTTAAAGTAGAAAATGAAATTTCTCATACAGTGCTTGCTTTTATAGATGGCTTTGAAATAGACTCAAAAATTTCTATTCAAAACGATATGATTAAAAATATTATCGCAACATTCATGGGTTCAAATGTCATTGCAACAACTAAAACAAAAGTTAGCCTAACTGGCGATAAAGATGTGGATATTAAATTTAGCAATATTGAATTTAATGATAAGCAAAAAACCGCCGTTAATACAAAAGATATAAAGATTGGTATGACGCTTGATTCAAAAGATAATATAAACAGCTTAAAAGTTGAAGCAGATAAGATTGTTTTGAAAGATTTTAGTGAGTACAACAAAGTTGATCTAAATATCGAAGGGTTTTATATTGACTCAAGCTATCAAGAGCCAGTTAAGATTTCAAAAATTTTAGAAAGCCAGCTTGTACCTTATATAGCAAAAGTTAAATTTAAAAGGGTGTCTTTCGCATCTAATGATGTAAGTAATGTTTTGATAGATGACTTTAAGTATGACTCAAAATTTGAAATCTCAAATGATCTTGGAAGATCAGACGATGTTATAAAAATAGGTATAGTAGCAGTTGATAAAGTAAAATATACAGATTTTGTCTTTGATAGCAAAATCGCAAATATCAATGTGCCTGCATTAAATAATGTATTAGACAAGCTTAATAATTTAAATAATGAAGAAAATTATAATGTTTTAGCTGGATTAAATTTTGATGAGATAATAGATCAAATCTTAGAAAAGAATCCAAGTATAAAAATAGATACATTAAGCTTTAAAAAAGGAGATAAGGCTTTAAGGCTAAATTTGGATGCAGC from Campylobacter concisus harbors:
- a CDS encoding lipid-binding SYLF domain-containing protein; the protein is MKFLFSILLFFSLGFASEELVLDSANSFITTMRGARNAPIKELIEQSKATIIFPSVKKVGFVVGGMGGDGIMVVGNINSPSEILPVSISGGSIGIQLGYEDSSLVLFIFKDSIIHDIKDAKITLDTKLSVAFGDIGRNYSKVSDFKFSSDIYAYAANDGFFAGASFGGAVISAREEILKQSGYAYEQLIASASKLLGD
- a CDS encoding DedA family protein codes for the protein MQDIINSVSTYGYIVLFFYSLGGGMVALIAAGILSFAGKMDITLSIIVAAVANTIGDTLIFYVARFNKNSLMPYIKNHKRKLAYAGILAKKHGDKIIFIKKFIYGVKTLVPIALGLTKYSFYKFSIINLISSVLWAVIIGFASFKAGDYFVGASDYLGEHGYIMPLAMVCLLLGIWFFLQHITKRRKA
- a CDS encoding DUF945 family protein, with amino-acid sequence MKKVISALIVVIVVAIGAVYFASNEVEKNYQRIVNDINNIKGFKISNNNYKKGFFGSKGSFDFSVSKDLLENIFGKNVNEDLVFKVENEISHTVLAFIDGFEIDSKISIQNDMIKNIIATFMGSNVIATTKTKVSLTGDKDVDIKFSNIEFNDKQKTAVNTKDIKIGMTLDSKDNINSLKVEADKIVLKDFSEYNKVDLNIEGFYIDSSYQEPVKISKILESQLVPYIAKVKFKRVSFASNDVSNVLIDDFKYDSKFEISNDLGRSDDVIKIGIVAVDKVKYTDFVFDSKIANINVPALNNVLDKLNNLNNEENYNVLAGLNFDEIIDQILEKNPSIKIDTLSFKKGDKALRLNLDAAVNGFKKGTNQSEIFDKLSLSGKISVDESLANFFDTLVPEVAFVEPTLISAGYFKEEGKKVLSEFKYEPNKKDIIFNEKVGLQNFFMGF